The following are encoded in a window of Streptomyces sp. Go-475 genomic DNA:
- a CDS encoding TetR family transcriptional regulator — MAQPGRRPAQQERSRITERKILAAARQALAEDGWEGLAVARVAAAAGVSVGSVYGRFTDKDGLVHAVQHDMLDEVDADLRDAFARLGERTDTPPAQLVADAVHALAEQVARHGVVMGRLILWAAADPSLRERGNATGALAEELFTSLVLDRADQLACPRPEAAVPMAFRAVNSTETDAVEAIRELTGGFGVGRAACAQRGVAHQRMPHAQAAGAAAAHARTT; from the coding sequence ATGGCGCAACCCGGAAGGCGCCCGGCGCAGCAGGAGCGCAGCAGGATCACGGAGCGCAAGATCCTGGCGGCGGCGCGGCAGGCTCTGGCCGAGGACGGCTGGGAGGGTCTGGCCGTCGCCCGGGTGGCGGCGGCGGCCGGGGTGTCGGTCGGCTCGGTCTACGGACGCTTCACCGACAAGGACGGCCTGGTCCACGCCGTCCAGCACGACATGCTGGACGAAGTCGACGCCGACCTGCGCGACGCCTTCGCACGGCTCGGTGAGCGCACCGACACCCCGCCGGCCCAGCTGGTGGCGGACGCGGTGCACGCGCTGGCTGAACAGGTCGCCCGGCACGGTGTGGTGATGGGACGGCTGATCCTGTGGGCCGCCGCGGACCCGTCGCTGCGCGAACGCGGCAACGCCACTGGCGCCCTGGCGGAAGAACTGTTCACCTCGCTGGTACTGGATCGCGCCGATCAACTGGCCTGCCCCCGCCCGGAGGCGGCGGTGCCCATGGCTTTCCGCGCCGTCAACTCGACGGAGACAGATGCCGTCGAGGCGATCCGTGAGCTCACCGGCGGCTTCGGCGTGGGGCGTGCAGCTTGCGCTCAGCGCGGCGTCGCCCACCAGCGGATGCCGCATGCACAGGCGGCCGGGGCTGCCGCAGCCCACGCCCGTACTACCTGA
- a CDS encoding aldehyde dehydrogenase family protein codes for MGALCSPPFFLRCDAGACAQQVCLAERVEFLKLPVPGDRTAPCGGRAKDDLPHLPAGLLRPRPGRHRGPGRLRPCVLVPREHESAAHDAISAELAGVTIGNPTAEGVRMGAVVSLAQRGDVRRAVRRIAESGRFVYGDPDRVRVIDADAERGAFLDTLLISADPEAAAPHEVEPFGPAATVLAYRDTAHATDLIARGRGSLVASVVGDDLAWTTAFVRGTAPWHGRLHLLDSTNMARTTGHGSPLPALRHGGPGRAGGGSEMAGTRGVVDLMQRTALQASPRLLDSLYGEQPAAGCDTV; via the coding sequence ATGGGGGCTCTGTGCTCACCGCCCTTCTTCCTCCGCTGCGATGCGGGCGCCTGCGCCCAGCAGGTATGCCTGGCAGAGCGCGTTGAGTTCTTGAAGTTGCCGGTGCCGGGTGATCGGACGGCACCCTGCGGCGGCCGGGCCAAAGATGACCTGCCACACCTACCGGCAGGCCTTCTACGTCCGCGACCCGGCCGGCACCGTGGTCCTGGTCGGCTGCGCCCCTGCGTCCTCGTCCCACGGGAACACGAATCCGCCGCCCACGACGCGATCTCGGCCGAACTGGCCGGCGTGACCATCGGCAACCCCACGGCGGAGGGCGTCCGGATGGGCGCCGTCGTCAGCCTCGCGCAGCGGGGCGACGTACGGCGGGCCGTGCGCCGGATCGCCGAGTCCGGCCGCTTCGTGTACGGCGACCCCGACAGGGTACGGGTGATCGACGCGGACGCCGAGCGGGGCGCCTTCCTGGACACCCTGCTCATCTCGGCAGACCCGGAAGCCGCCGCGCCCCACGAGGTCGAGCCGTTCGGCCCGGCGGCGACCGTGCTGGCGTACCGCGACACCGCCCACGCCACGGACCTGATCGCGCGTGGCCGAGGCAGCCTCGTGGCCTCCGTGGTCGGCGACGACCTCGCCTGGACGACTGCCTTCGTCCGGGGGACGGCACCCTGGCACGGGCGACTGCACCTGCTGGACTCGACGAACATGGCCCGGACGACCGGCCACGGATCACCGCTCCCCGCCCTACGGCACGGCGGTCCCGGGCGGGCCGGCGGCGGCTCGGAGATGGCCGGAACCCGCGGCGTCGTGGACCTGATGCAGCGCACCGCCCTCCAGGCGTCACCACGGTTGCTCGACTCGCTGTACGGGGAACAGCCGGCCGCGGGCTGCGACACCGTTTGA
- a CDS encoding metallophosphoesterase — translation MTDTSNTRPADGETRAPRQSRLLRLMRYLPLIAPVLLWVVPCWVLLHTGQHWPLPVALVGTALFALGLVGMPLAMMRGHGRRQQDRAAIVGDTLLGTSWILFTWSVLLGVPLRLALALAGVGGSQDRARIVTWAVLGVSALLLAWGYAEARRVPRVRRLDVQLPRLGAGLDGLRVVLITDTHYGPLDRARWSARVCETVNTLEADLVCHTGDIADGTAARRRAQAVPLGTVRATRARVYVTGNHEYYSEAQGWVDLMGELGWEPLRNRHLLLERGGDTLVVAGVDDVTAESSGLAGHRAHLAGALDGADPGLPVLLLAHQPKFVDRAAAEGIDLQLSGHTHGGQIWPFHHLVRLDQPALAGLSRHGTRTLLYTSRGTGFWGPPFRVFAPSEITLLVLRSPHPPTSM, via the coding sequence GTGACCGACACCAGCAACACCCGACCCGCCGACGGCGAGACGCGAGCTCCGCGGCAGAGCCGACTGCTCCGCCTGATGCGTTACCTCCCCCTGATCGCCCCCGTCCTGCTGTGGGTCGTGCCCTGCTGGGTGCTCCTGCACACCGGCCAGCACTGGCCGCTGCCCGTCGCCCTGGTCGGCACCGCCCTGTTCGCCCTCGGCCTCGTCGGTATGCCGCTCGCGATGATGCGCGGCCACGGCCGGCGCCAGCAGGACCGGGCGGCCATCGTCGGTGACACCCTGCTGGGCACGAGCTGGATTCTGTTCACCTGGTCCGTGCTGCTCGGCGTCCCCTTGCGGCTCGCCCTGGCGTTGGCCGGTGTCGGCGGGAGTCAGGACCGGGCCCGCATCGTCACGTGGGCCGTACTCGGCGTGTCCGCCCTCCTCCTCGCCTGGGGGTACGCCGAAGCCCGCCGCGTGCCACGCGTGCGCCGACTCGACGTGCAACTGCCCCGGCTGGGTGCCGGGTTGGACGGCCTCCGCGTCGTCCTCATCACCGACACCCACTACGGCCCGCTCGACCGCGCCCGCTGGTCGGCACGGGTGTGCGAGACGGTGAACACTCTCGAAGCCGACCTGGTCTGCCACACCGGCGACATCGCGGACGGCACGGCCGCACGCCGCCGCGCCCAGGCCGTCCCCCTCGGTACCGTGCGGGCCACCCGGGCCCGGGTGTACGTCACCGGCAACCACGAGTACTACAGCGAGGCCCAGGGCTGGGTCGACCTGATGGGCGAGCTGGGCTGGGAGCCGCTGCGCAACCGCCATCTGCTGCTCGAACGCGGAGGCGACACCCTCGTGGTCGCCGGCGTGGACGACGTCACCGCCGAGTCCTCCGGCCTGGCAGGCCACCGCGCCCACCTCGCCGGAGCCCTGGACGGCGCCGACCCCGGCCTGCCCGTCCTGCTCCTGGCCCACCAGCCCAAGTTCGTCGACCGGGCGGCAGCCGAGGGCATCGACCTCCAGCTCTCCGGCCACACCCACGGCGGCCAGATCTGGCCCTTCCACCACCTGGTCCGCCTCGACCAGCCCGCCCTCGCCGGCCTGAGCCGCCACGGCACCCGCACCCTCCTCTACACCAGCCGCGGCACCGGCTTCTGGGGCCCGCCGTTCCGCGTCTTCGCCCCCAGCGAGATCACCCTGCTCGTGCTCCGCAGCCCGCACCCGCCCACCTCGATGTAG
- a CDS encoding TetR family transcriptional regulator, with protein sequence MASDRRTLLADAALDVLADEGIRGLTHRAVDRKAGMPTGTTSAYFRTRAALLTGLVTRLVRLDQAELHTLAESLPPPRTVEELVDGMVLLARQRLTGEGRRRSLARYACALESVRDRELREILVPRENAGRDAVRLFLAAHGVTDVENRSHTLLTCIDGLIFDRLVSGGEVPREALEGLVAAALRQDPGIRSSRSSRPGASP encoded by the coding sequence ATGGCATCGGATCGGCGCACCCTCCTCGCGGACGCGGCTCTCGACGTACTCGCCGACGAAGGGATCCGCGGCCTGACCCACCGCGCGGTCGACCGCAAGGCGGGCATGCCGACCGGCACCACGTCGGCCTACTTCCGCACCCGAGCCGCGCTGCTCACCGGTCTGGTCACACGCCTGGTCCGACTCGACCAGGCTGAACTGCACACGCTGGCCGAATCGCTTCCACCTCCGCGCACCGTCGAGGAACTGGTGGACGGCATGGTGCTGCTCGCCCGACAGCGACTCACCGGCGAGGGCCGCCGCCGCTCGCTCGCGCGTTACGCCTGCGCCCTCGAGAGCGTCCGCGACCGTGAACTGCGCGAGATCCTCGTACCCCGCGAGAACGCCGGCCGTGACGCTGTCCGGCTGTTCCTCGCCGCGCACGGCGTGACGGACGTCGAGAATCGCAGTCACACCCTGCTGACCTGTATCGACGGGCTGATCTTCGACCGGCTGGTGAGCGGCGGGGAAGTACCGCGCGAGGCCCTCGAAGGCCTGGTCGCCGCCGCCCTGCGTCAGGACCCGGGCATACGGTCGTCCAGATCTTCAAGACCTGGCGCCTCGCCATGA
- a CDS encoding FAD-dependent monooxygenase translates to MGNTAVVVGGGIGGLAAAIGLRRIGWEVTVVERASRLEDAGAGISLAANGLRALDELGVGDAVRDASRGQYNGGTRTPQGGWLARMDGSALEKAVGSPIMGIARSTLHRLLRDSLPAEALLIGSEADSVEQPGPGTVRVGCGKTVLEADLVVAADGIGSRVRSRLFPAHPGPVHSGSTVLRAITEQAVDLRTDFELTWGHGAEFGHIAFREGRAEWHAVLSLPAGTRFADPLGELRRRFHTWHDPIPALLDATRPAAVLHHDVNELSTPLPSYTVGRIALLGDAAHAMTPHLGQGACQALEDAVTLAAALAAEPTVDVALARYDAERRPRSQAVARAARQAGRMGQQLSHPLAVALRNTVLRLTPSRAATHMILRHHAWVPPRVS, encoded by the coding sequence ATGGGCAACACGGCAGTGGTGGTCGGAGGCGGCATCGGCGGGCTGGCCGCCGCGATCGGACTGCGCCGCATCGGATGGGAAGTAACGGTCGTCGAGCGTGCCTCCCGGCTTGAGGACGCGGGGGCGGGCATCTCACTGGCCGCCAACGGCCTGCGGGCACTGGATGAACTCGGCGTCGGCGACGCGGTACGCGATGCCTCGCGAGGCCAGTACAACGGCGGCACTCGCACACCACAGGGCGGTTGGCTGGCTCGGATGGACGGCTCGGCGCTGGAGAAGGCGGTGGGTTCACCGATCATGGGCATAGCCCGCTCCACCTTGCACCGACTGCTCCGCGACTCCCTGCCCGCCGAGGCGCTGCTGATCGGCTCGGAGGCGGACTCGGTCGAGCAGCCCGGCCCCGGGACGGTCCGAGTCGGCTGCGGCAAGACCGTCCTGGAGGCCGATCTGGTAGTGGCGGCCGACGGCATCGGCAGCAGAGTGCGCAGCCGGCTCTTCCCGGCCCACCCCGGTCCGGTCCACAGCGGCTCGACGGTGCTGCGTGCCATCACCGAGCAGGCTGTCGACCTGCGCACCGACTTCGAGCTGACGTGGGGGCACGGCGCCGAATTCGGGCACATCGCCTTCCGTGAAGGGCGGGCCGAGTGGCACGCCGTCCTCAGCCTCCCCGCCGGGACGCGGTTCGCCGACCCACTGGGCGAACTGCGCAGACGGTTCCATACCTGGCACGACCCGATCCCCGCCCTGCTCGACGCGACCAGGCCCGCCGCCGTGCTGCACCACGACGTCAACGAACTGAGCACACCGCTCCCCTCGTACACGGTCGGCCGGATCGCGCTGCTCGGCGACGCGGCGCACGCGATGACACCCCACCTCGGACAGGGTGCCTGCCAGGCGCTGGAGGACGCGGTCACCCTGGCCGCCGCGCTGGCCGCCGAGCCCACCGTGGACGTCGCGCTCGCCCGCTACGACGCCGAGCGCCGACCGCGCAGCCAGGCCGTCGCGAGGGCCGCCCGGCAGGCCGGGCGGATGGGCCAGCAACTCTCCCACCCCCTGGCCGTCGCCCTGCGGAACACGGTGCTGCGGCTGACGCCCTCCCGCGCCGCAACGCACATGATCCTTCGGCACCACGCCTGGGTCCCACCACGAGTGAGCTGA
- a CDS encoding carboxypeptidase-like regulatory domain-containing protein encodes MIGLRARREGQAPSETAPAATQATPSAAQAGDTTAQPLGTAAPAATALRAAEVPPSGGIPVDGHVLGAESAPVPWAAVTLISLGGRQLGRATAHQDGSYRLEAPGVGTYVLIASADGYQPRASTIVVGDEPVSFDFLLSGTSGLAGNVTSADSKEPVVEAMVIAADVRGEVLATGLTGADGAFDFAELVPGQVTLAVTAAGYRPAALPVEVAAQGVTRIQVELSYGSHVRGVVTAAGRPLDDARVTLVDAAGNVVATATTGEDGGYAFSDLDRGEYTVMATGYPPKAAHLTVRGSGVDDHDIELSHPGE; translated from the coding sequence GTGATCGGCCTGCGTGCCCGGAGGGAAGGGCAGGCGCCGAGCGAGACCGCCCCCGCCGCCACCCAGGCCACCCCCTCCGCCGCCCAGGCCGGCGACACCACCGCCCAGCCGCTCGGCACTGCCGCTCCGGCGGCGACGGCGCTCCGGGCGGCCGAGGTCCCGCCCTCGGGCGGCATACCGGTCGACGGACACGTCCTCGGCGCCGAGTCGGCGCCCGTGCCGTGGGCCGCCGTCACCCTGATCTCGCTGGGCGGACGGCAGTTGGGCCGCGCCACGGCCCACCAGGACGGCTCGTACCGGTTGGAAGCGCCGGGCGTGGGCACTTACGTGCTCATCGCCTCCGCCGACGGCTACCAGCCGCGGGCGTCCACGATCGTGGTCGGCGACGAGCCGGTCTCGTTCGACTTCCTGCTCTCCGGCACGAGCGGCCTGGCCGGCAACGTCACGTCGGCCGACAGCAAGGAGCCGGTCGTCGAGGCGATGGTGATCGCGGCCGATGTGCGCGGCGAGGTACTCGCCACCGGACTGACCGGCGCGGACGGCGCGTTCGACTTCGCCGAGCTGGTGCCCGGACAGGTGACCCTCGCGGTGACCGCCGCCGGGTACCGGCCCGCCGCGCTGCCCGTCGAGGTCGCCGCGCAGGGCGTCACGAGGATCCAGGTCGAGCTGTCCTACGGCTCGCACGTGCGGGGCGTCGTCACGGCCGCGGGCCGACCGCTGGACGACGCGCGGGTCACGCTCGTCGACGCTGCCGGGAACGTGGTGGCCACCGCCACCACCGGCGAGGACGGCGGCTACGCCTTCAGCGACCTGGACAGGGGCGAGTACACGGTCATGGCGACCGGCTACCCGCCGAAGGCCGCCCACCTGACCGTGCGCGGCTCCGGTGTGGACGACCACGACATCGAGCTCTCCCACCCGGGCGAGTGA
- a CDS encoding MarR family transcriptional regulator: MSGISEARQSPSQRVDHVAASLVACLPALNRYVERSLEGQLPYPKPPERQLALLRYVAEHDGATVHKAADALQMKPNNVSALVTRLTEAGLLERHQDEADKRVAHLRITAKARQRIGEVEDIAARQLMSALRTLTDGDLDALGSALGALEALTRQLRDRVS; this comes from the coding sequence GTGTCCGGAATCAGCGAGGCTCGCCAGAGCCCGAGCCAGCGCGTCGACCACGTGGCCGCGAGCCTCGTGGCATGCCTGCCCGCGCTGAACCGGTACGTCGAACGGAGTCTCGAGGGGCAACTGCCCTACCCCAAGCCCCCCGAGCGGCAGCTGGCGCTCCTGCGGTACGTCGCCGAACACGACGGCGCCACCGTCCACAAGGCCGCCGACGCGCTGCAGATGAAGCCGAACAACGTCAGCGCCCTGGTCACCCGCCTCACCGAGGCGGGGCTCCTGGAGCGGCATCAGGACGAAGCCGACAAGCGCGTCGCCCACCTGCGCATCACCGCCAAGGCCCGTCAGCGCATCGGCGAGGTAGAGGACATCGCGGCCCGGCAGCTCATGTCCGCGTTGCGCACCCTCACCGACGGCGACCTCGATGCCCTCGGCTCCGCGCTCGGCGCCCTCGAGGCTCTCACCCGGCAGTTGCGCGACCGCGTCAGCTGA
- a CDS encoding AEC family transporter, which produces MIALTVRALIPVVLLIALGCALKRSMFTDEGFWSEAERISYRVLLPALFLHSLATADIDDLPVGALAGALIASTLVVAVLVIGLKPLMRLRGDAFTSVFQGSVRFNNYIGVTIASGLLGTQGVAFAAVCNAAIVPTVNVLCVLVFAWFGSARLSLSGIGRQLVTNPLILACAGGILLQALGLHLPPGIEPALGVLGAASMPLGLLCIGAALRFGGARSWAAPILTSSVAKFALMPAATFVAAQFFGLGSHALIIAVLFQALPTASSSYILSRQLGGDAPLMAGITATQTLLGIAAVPIVVALVPA; this is translated from the coding sequence GTGATCGCACTGACCGTACGGGCGCTGATCCCTGTCGTCCTGCTGATCGCGCTGGGCTGCGCGCTCAAGCGGTCGATGTTCACGGACGAGGGCTTCTGGTCCGAAGCCGAGCGCATCAGCTACCGCGTCCTGCTGCCGGCGCTGTTCCTGCACAGCCTGGCGACCGCGGACATCGACGACCTTCCGGTGGGTGCCCTCGCGGGCGCACTGATCGCCTCCACCCTGGTGGTGGCCGTGCTGGTCATCGGCTTGAAGCCCTTGATGCGACTGCGGGGCGACGCCTTCACCTCGGTCTTCCAGGGCAGTGTCCGCTTCAACAACTACATCGGTGTGACCATCGCGTCCGGCCTGCTCGGCACCCAGGGCGTCGCGTTCGCCGCGGTCTGCAACGCCGCGATCGTGCCCACGGTCAACGTGCTGTGCGTGCTGGTCTTCGCCTGGTTCGGCAGCGCGCGCCTGAGTCTGTCGGGCATCGGACGGCAACTCGTGACCAATCCGCTCATCCTCGCCTGCGCGGGGGGCATCCTCCTGCAGGCACTCGGTCTGCACCTGCCGCCGGGCATCGAACCGGCGCTCGGGGTGCTGGGAGCAGCCTCGATGCCGTTGGGCCTGCTCTGCATCGGTGCCGCTCTGCGCTTCGGCGGGGCACGGTCGTGGGCGGCGCCGATCCTCACGTCCTCGGTGGCCAAGTTCGCGCTCATGCCGGCCGCCACCTTCGTGGCGGCGCAGTTCTTCGGCCTGGGCTCCCACGCACTGATCATCGCCGTGCTCTTCCAGGCACTGCCGACGGCGTCGTCGTCGTACATTCTGTCGAGGCAGCTCGGTGGCGACGCCCCGCTGATGGCCGGGATCACCGCGACGCAGACGCTGCTCGGGATCGCCGCCGTCCCGATCGTCGTGGCACTGGTCCCCGCATAG
- a CDS encoding CGNR zinc finger domain-containing protein produces the protein MVGVRLAVALVNLESSGAWAPEALEQALRDHEIRDPLVTGSTCEGIRAWTRRLRPVFEASSETERCASVNTLLADGARSVYLTTHDGLRPHLHFTPDGQDLHSRVKAVTAGGLAIFTLEAEGGRLGVCALDSCRTAFVDTSRNGRRAYCSARCANTDAVRRHRRK, from the coding sequence ATGGTCGGGGTTCGCTTGGCCGTGGCGCTGGTGAACCTCGAATCGAGTGGTGCCTGGGCGCCTGAGGCGCTGGAACAGGCGCTGCGGGACCATGAGATCCGCGATCCGCTGGTCACCGGATCCACGTGCGAGGGGATCCGAGCGTGGACGCGGCGGCTCAGGCCGGTCTTCGAGGCGTCCTCCGAGACCGAGCGGTGCGCATCCGTCAACACGCTGCTCGCGGACGGCGCGCGCAGTGTCTACCTGACCACGCACGACGGTCTGCGGCCGCACCTGCACTTCACCCCGGACGGCCAGGACCTGCACAGCCGCGTGAAGGCCGTGACGGCCGGCGGCCTGGCCATCTTCACCCTGGAGGCCGAGGGAGGGCGGCTGGGCGTGTGCGCGCTGGACTCCTGCCGGACAGCCTTCGTCGACACCAGCCGCAACGGCCGCCGCGCCTACTGCTCCGCCCGCTGCGCCAACACCGATGCCGTACGCCGTCACCGCAGGAAGTAG
- a CDS encoding cupin domain-containing protein: protein MTSVPGFPGAVGLSQLQVYPWPAADDEHGGSPHMHLTCSECYVVVGGRGRLETLNGQGHTTTELHPGDVVWFTPGTIHRAVNDEDLRVIVVMQNSGLPEAGDAVMTFPPEYLSPDTYPDAASLLDSDGSPSPERTRARRDLAVEGFTELKRQWRRGNRSAYEDFCAAAVRLVRPRLDTWEKTVNDGALAAARTALRQIDALRRDDFGHLFDAEVSRIAQPRQQTLGMCGFLRAFHPTHRERPEG from the coding sequence GTGACCTCCGTGCCCGGCTTCCCCGGAGCCGTGGGACTCAGCCAGCTCCAGGTGTATCCCTGGCCCGCGGCGGACGACGAACACGGCGGCTCGCCCCACATGCACCTCACCTGCTCGGAGTGCTACGTCGTCGTCGGTGGCCGCGGCCGGCTGGAGACCCTCAACGGCCAAGGGCACACGACGACCGAACTGCACCCGGGAGACGTCGTCTGGTTCACCCCCGGCACGATCCACCGCGCCGTCAACGACGAGGACCTCCGCGTGATCGTCGTCATGCAGAACAGCGGCCTCCCCGAGGCAGGCGACGCGGTCATGACCTTCCCGCCCGAGTACCTCTCCCCCGACACCTACCCGGACGCGGCCTCGCTCCTCGACTCCGACGGCAGCCCCAGCCCCGAGCGCACGCGGGCCCGCAGGGATCTGGCCGTCGAGGGATTCACCGAGCTGAAGCGGCAGTGGCGGCGCGGAAACCGCTCGGCGTACGAGGACTTCTGCGCGGCGGCGGTACGACTCGTCCGACCTCGCCTGGACACCTGGGAGAAGACGGTCAACGACGGTGCGCTGGCCGCCGCGCGGACGGCACTGCGGCAGATCGACGCCCTGCGGCGCGACGACTTCGGCCACCTGTTCGACGCGGAGGTCTCGCGTATCGCGCAGCCGCGTCAGCAGACGCTCGGCATGTGCGGTTTCCTGCGCGCTTTCCACCCGACCCACCGCGAACGGCCTGAGGGATGA
- a CDS encoding PmoA family protein, with the protein MSDTRFTIDHDGAGTQVVVSAAGTDLATYVYRPDTPLEESPKPYLYPLKTLSGAPVGVYRPWDHRWHKGLQMTWSHLSGDNFWGGPTFEQGAPGHGYVWRENHGQQVHRAFERQDYGGSEVSVVQGLDWFASSDEVWIDETRTLRFHSADADEGVWALDFTTALTNVHREPLEMGSPTTHGRPDAGYTGLFWRGPRAWTGADVIAEGGEEGDAVMGTRGAWVAITGEHDELDGGATVLAYAGTTSATVPLTWFARSSAFACLNPSPAFDTEIKLEPGETLSLSHRFVFLDRRMDRREVEAIAGEFAL; encoded by the coding sequence GTGTCTGACACCCGTTTCACGATCGACCACGACGGCGCCGGGACCCAGGTCGTGGTGTCGGCCGCCGGCACCGACCTCGCCACGTACGTGTACCGGCCGGACACCCCGCTCGAGGAATCCCCCAAGCCCTACCTCTATCCGCTGAAGACCCTCTCCGGCGCGCCCGTGGGTGTCTACCGGCCCTGGGACCACCGCTGGCACAAGGGCCTGCAGATGACCTGGTCGCATCTGTCCGGCGACAACTTCTGGGGCGGGCCCACTTTCGAACAGGGCGCGCCCGGCCACGGCTACGTCTGGCGGGAGAACCACGGCCAGCAGGTGCACCGCGCCTTCGAGCGGCAGGACTACGGCGGCAGCGAGGTGTCGGTCGTCCAGGGCCTGGACTGGTTCGCCTCCAGCGACGAGGTGTGGATCGACGAGACCCGCACCCTGCGCTTCCACAGCGCCGACGCCGACGAGGGTGTCTGGGCGCTGGACTTCACCACCGCCCTGACCAACGTGCACCGCGAGCCGCTGGAGATGGGCAGCCCCACCACCCACGGCCGCCCCGACGCCGGCTACACGGGGCTGTTCTGGCGCGGGCCGCGGGCCTGGACCGGTGCGGACGTCATCGCCGAAGGGGGCGAGGAAGGCGACGCCGTGATGGGCACGCGGGGTGCCTGGGTGGCCATCACCGGCGAGCACGACGAGCTCGACGGCGGCGCCACGGTCCTCGCCTACGCCGGCACCACCAGCGCCACCGTTCCGCTGACGTGGTTCGCCCGCAGCAGCGCCTTCGCCTGCCTCAACCCGTCGCCCGCCTTCGACACGGAGATCAAGCTGGAACCCGGTGAGACCCTGTCCCTGAGCCACCGCTTCGTGTTCCTCGACCGCAGGATGGACCGCCGCGAAGTCGAGGCGATCGCAGGGGAGTTCGCGCTGTGA
- a CDS encoding Gfo/Idh/MocA family oxidoreductase, with product MTEYSQPVRVAIVGAGNIADGCHMPAVQAQSGEATVVAVVDVDQQRAEAFAARWNVPAAYTSLDRMLQEQRPDLAVVCTPPIAHGAAITACLDAGVWVWCEKPPTLSVAEYDAIGAHEREGGPYVSYVFQHRFGSAARALREHIRTGRLGAPLVGVCHTLWYRDDAYFEVPWRGKWETEGGGPTMGHGIHQMDLMLSLMGEWTEVRAAMGTLARDVETEDVSMAMVRFAGGAMVSMVNSLLSPRETSYLRFDFPEATVELAHLYGYDNSHWTWTPAPHRAGATATELGAPLDDEASSHAVQLRALLRSLRAGERPEASGDDGRRVLAFIAALYESATTGRPVTPDMINPANPFYHSMSGRPGAAQDHDIKEKTGV from the coding sequence ATGACCGAGTACAGCCAGCCCGTGAGGGTGGCGATCGTCGGCGCCGGAAACATCGCCGACGGCTGCCACATGCCCGCCGTCCAGGCCCAGAGCGGCGAGGCCACCGTCGTCGCGGTCGTCGACGTCGACCAGCAGCGCGCCGAGGCCTTCGCCGCCCGCTGGAACGTCCCCGCCGCCTACACCAGCCTCGATCGGATGCTCCAGGAGCAGCGCCCCGACCTGGCCGTCGTCTGCACGCCCCCGATCGCCCACGGCGCGGCCATCACCGCCTGCCTGGACGCCGGTGTGTGGGTGTGGTGCGAGAAGCCCCCCACCCTCTCGGTGGCCGAGTACGACGCCATCGGTGCCCACGAGCGCGAGGGCGGCCCGTACGTCTCCTACGTCTTCCAGCACCGCTTCGGGTCCGCCGCCCGAGCCCTGCGCGAGCACATCCGCACCGGTCGGCTCGGCGCTCCGCTGGTCGGCGTCTGCCACACCCTGTGGTACCGGGACGACGCCTACTTCGAGGTGCCCTGGCGCGGCAAGTGGGAGACCGAGGGCGGCGGTCCCACCATGGGCCACGGCATCCACCAGATGGACCTCATGCTGTCCCTGATGGGGGAATGGACCGAAGTCCGCGCCGCCATGGGCACGTTGGCCCGGGACGTGGAGACCGAGGACGTCTCCATGGCGATGGTCCGCTTCGCCGGTGGCGCCATGGTGTCCATGGTCAACAGCCTCCTCTCCCCCCGCGAGACCAGCTACCTGCGCTTCGACTTCCCCGAGGCCACGGTCGAGCTGGCCCACCTCTACGGCTACGACAACTCCCACTGGACGTGGACCCCCGCACCCCATCGGGCCGGCGCCACGGCCACGGAGCTGGGAGCGCCGCTCGACGACGAAGCCAGTTCGCACGCCGTCCAGTTGCGCGCGCTGCTGCGGTCGCTGCGTGCCGGGGAACGCCCCGAGGCCAGTGGCGACGACGGCCGCCGCGTCCTGGCCTTCATCGCGGCCCTGTACGAGTCGGCGACGACCGGACGCCCCGTCACCCCGGACATGATCAACCCGGCCAACCCCTTCTACCACTCCATGAGCGGCCGCCCCGGCGCCGCCCAGGACCACGACATCAAGGAGAAGACCGGTGTCTGA